In a genomic window of Silurus meridionalis isolate SWU-2019-XX chromosome 27, ASM1480568v1, whole genome shotgun sequence:
- the paxx gene encoding protein PAXX, with product MDQSVSQSKSVICTLTDKKDQTKYVCFTQKKCAGIIIGLSNGEAVWKADLSEETLLQLKKKLSLKSTEDYALKVKRACRSGSAFVSLQEDNAMLHLGSEAAEFSVSFSKLTDHEGRTELKDLLFEMADSLMQQDDTGDISSSSPVKTPQKRNLGFEPRRQPTGPTIAVKKRFPGDSLINPGTKKKRSATGVAFDDADDE from the exons ATGGATCAGAGTGTTTCTCAATCCAAGAGCGTCATTTGCACGTTGACAGATAAGAAAGATCAGACCAAATATGTCTGTTTTACACAAAAGAAGTGTGCAGGGATTATCATTGG ATTGAGCAATGGTGAAGCTGTTTGGAAAGCTGATCTTTCAGAGGAAACCCTCTTACAGCTT aagAAGAAATTGTCATTGAAATCAACAGAAGACTATGCCCTGAAAGTAAA ACGCGCATGCAGGAGCGGCAGTGCGTTTGTTTCACTGCAGGAAGATAACGCTATGCTTCACCTTGGCTCTGAGGCTGCAGAATTCAGTGTGTCCTTCTCAAAGCTTACAGATCATGAGGGAAGGACCGAGCTCAAAGATCTGCTTTTTGAGATGGCAGACAGTCTAATGCAACAGGACGATACGG GAGACATCTCTTCATCCAGCCCAGTTAAGACCCCACAGAAGAGGAACTTGG GATTCGAACCCAGGAGACAGCCAACCGGGCCAACGATAGCAGTAAAGAAACGCTTTCCAGGGGATTCGCTCATCAACCCCGGAACAAAAAA gaaacgCTCTGCTACAGGAGTGGCTTTTGACGATGCAGATGACGAATGA